Sequence from the Streptomyces sp. R33 genome:
GCGGCGCGTGGTCTGGATGGACTTGTCGACCTGGTTCGGGATCCTCTCCTGCGCCATGCGGCGGGGGTTGAGGTAGTCCGCGTGGTACGTGGCGTGCTTGAGGGTGTCGCGGTCGCGGACCAGCATCGCGCTGGAGCTGACCGGCTGGAAGAACGACTTGTGGTAGTCGACCGTGACCGAGTCGGCCCGTTCGATGCCGTCGAGCAGGTGCCGGCGGGTGGGGGAGACCAGCAGTCCACAGCCGTACGCGGCGTCCACGTGCATCCACGCGGAGTGCTCGGCGGCCAGGCGGGCGATCTCGGGGAGCGGGTCGATGGACCCGAAGTCGGTGGTGCCGGCGGTGGCGACGACGGCCATCGGGAACAGGCCCTCGGCGGCGCAGTTCTCCAGCTCGAGGGCGAGCACGGAGGTGTCCATGCGGCGGCCCCGGTCGACCGGGACGGCGATGACGGCCTCGTAGCCGAGCCCGAGCATCGCGGCCGACTTCTTGACGCTGAAGTGGCTCGCCTCGGAGGTGAAGATGCGCAGCTTGGGCAGGACCTCGGACTTCGGGAGGGCCCGCTCGCTGCTCTGCATGACCTTGCGGCAGGCCTCGTCACGGGCCAGCAGCAGCGCGTGGAAGTTGGACTGGCTGCCGCCGGAGGTGAAGATGCCGTCCGCGTCCGGGCCGAGGCCGATGCGCTGCGCGGTCCAGTCGATCAGGCGGCGCTCGATGAGCGTGCCGCCGATGGACTGGTCCCAGGTGTCCAGGGAGGAGTTGACTGCCGAGAGGACGGCCTCGCCGAGGACGGCGGGGATGACGACCGGGCAGTTGAGGTGGCCCAGGTAGCGCGGGTGGTGGAAGTACACCGCGTCGCGCAGGTAGACCTCTTCCAGCTCGTCGAGGACGGCGGCCGGGTCCTCGAGCGGCCGGTCCAGGTCGATCCCGTTGATGACCGGGGCGAGTTCGTCGACGGATATGCCGGTGTGGGGCCGCTCGGTGGTCGCGAGTTTGGCAGCGACGCGCTCGACGCCTTCGGTGACGGAACGGCGGTACAGGTCCGCGGTCGTCTCATTCAGCAGATGCGAGCGCATCAACGTTCCTCCGGGCAGGAAAAGAGGCGGATGGGGAAGGTGTTTCTTAGGTTAGCCTAACCTAACTTTCCGGCCAAATGGCGATGGGCCCCGGCCGGAAGCCGGGGCCCATCGCTGAAAAGGGTTGTGGGGAGGGGGAGTTGTTACAGCTCGGAGGTGGGTTCCTCGCTGGCCGCCTGGCCCGCGTACGCCTCGGCGAGGAGTTCCTCCTCGCTCGCACCGAGACGCCAGTAGCCGGTGAAGCGCACCGAACGCCGGTCGATGGAACGTTCCTGCACGACGTGCCTGCGGACCGCCCGAACGGTTCCGGCCTCGCCCGCGAGCCAGGCGTACGGAGCTTCGGCGACGGGGAGTTCGGCCGCCCGGAGCGCCTCCAGCACGCGCTCGGTGCGCTCCTTGCCCGCGCCGCTCTCCCGCACGATCCAGGTGATGTCCGCGTCGGCGGGCGTCGGCAGGGCGAGCCGGTCGTCGGCGTGCGGGACCTCGAACCACGCGGCGACCCG
This genomic interval carries:
- a CDS encoding aspartate aminotransferase family protein produces the protein MRSHLLNETTADLYRRSVTEGVERVAAKLATTERPHTGISVDELAPVINGIDLDRPLEDPAAVLDELEEVYLRDAVYFHHPRYLGHLNCPVVIPAVLGEAVLSAVNSSLDTWDQSIGGTLIERRLIDWTAQRIGLGPDADGIFTSGGSQSNFHALLLARDEACRKVMQSSERALPKSEVLPKLRIFTSEASHFSVKKSAAMLGLGYEAVIAVPVDRGRRMDTSVLALELENCAAEGLFPMAVVATAGTTDFGSIDPLPEIARLAAEHSAWMHVDAAYGCGLLVSPTRRHLLDGIERADSVTVDYHKSFFQPVSSSAMLVRDRDTLKHATYHADYLNPRRMAQERIPNQVDKSIQTTRRFDALKLWMTLRTMGADGLGSLFDEVIELAAAGWDIIDADPRFEVVVKPQISTLVFRYVPGGDVRRDLVDEANLQARKALFASGEAVVAGTKVDGDQYLKFTLLNPQTTTADIAAVLDLLASHAEQYLGESLVHAS